The following proteins come from a genomic window of Polyangiaceae bacterium:
- a CDS encoding glutathione peroxidase: MKIFDFSAKGIDGHQRALEDYEGKALLVVNVASECGLTPHYAGLQALYEKYREQGLLVLGFPCNQFGAQEPGSEEEIQQFCSTKYAVTFPLFAKIDVNGEARHPLYAWLTSQDTAPDGPGDIAWNFAKFVVGRDGKVLARFAPQTEPDSAELRQAVERALG, from the coding sequence CACCAGCGTGCGCTCGAGGACTACGAAGGCAAGGCGCTCCTGGTGGTGAACGTTGCCTCGGAGTGCGGGCTGACGCCGCACTACGCAGGCCTGCAAGCGCTGTACGAGAAGTACCGGGAGCAGGGCCTCTTGGTGCTGGGCTTCCCCTGCAATCAGTTCGGCGCCCAGGAGCCGGGCTCCGAGGAGGAGATCCAGCAGTTTTGCTCGACCAAGTACGCCGTGACCTTTCCGTTGTTCGCCAAGATCGATGTCAACGGGGAGGCCCGCCATCCGCTGTACGCTTGGCTCACGTCCCAGGACACCGCTCCGGACGGCCCCGGGGACATCGCGTGGAACTTCGCCAAGTTCGTGGTGGGGCGCGATGGCAAGGTGCTGGCGCGTTTCGCCCCGCAGACGGAGCCGGACAGCGCGGAGCTGAGGCAAGCGGTCGAACGTGCGTTGGGTTGA